One region of Anaeromyxobacter paludicola genomic DNA includes:
- a CDS encoding response regulator, with translation MDDGSRSPTTRVPLMVRIGEPEPQRLADAVERLCGEGYLLETARSFEEAERVRLVLTLRAEPHEPVELEGEVLRRVPGEDGARRGVMVWIPPDRESDRARLLRLVERVREGGVRATRTCRVLVVEDNALVRRLYAQAMERVAAAAHPVEVLTEFVENGGDAYDRLRQRPMIDLVLADLYMPVVDGFELLRRMHAEAGLKATPVVVLTAGGAEAAERAHQLGAETVMQKPVRIATIAETVGRLLQLPQA, from the coding sequence GTGGACGATGGCAGCCGCAGCCCGACGACGCGCGTCCCCCTCATGGTGCGGATCGGCGAGCCGGAGCCGCAGCGCCTCGCCGACGCCGTCGAGCGGCTCTGCGGCGAGGGCTACCTCCTCGAGACGGCCCGCAGCTTCGAGGAGGCCGAGCGCGTCCGGCTGGTCCTCACGCTGCGCGCCGAGCCGCACGAGCCGGTGGAGCTCGAGGGCGAGGTGCTGCGCCGCGTCCCCGGCGAGGACGGCGCGCGGCGCGGCGTGATGGTCTGGATCCCGCCCGACCGGGAGTCGGACCGGGCGCGGCTCCTCCGGCTGGTCGAGCGCGTTCGCGAGGGGGGCGTGCGCGCCACCCGGACCTGCCGGGTGCTGGTGGTGGAGGACAACGCCCTCGTGCGCCGGCTCTACGCGCAGGCCATGGAGCGCGTCGCCGCCGCGGCCCACCCGGTGGAGGTGCTGACCGAGTTCGTCGAGAACGGCGGCGACGCCTACGACCGGCTCCGGCAGCGCCCCATGATCGACCTCGTGCTGGCCGACCTGTACATGCCGGTCGTGGACGGGTTCGAGCTGCTCCGGCGGATGCACGCGGAGGCCGGCCTGAAGGCGACGCCGGTGGTGGTGCTCACCGCCGGCGGCGCGGAGGCCGCCGAGAGGGCGCACCAGCTCGGGGCGGAGACGGTGATGCAGAAGCCCGTGCGCATCGCCACCATCGCCGAGACCGTGGGGCGCCTGCTGCAGCTGCCGCAGGCCTGA
- a CDS encoding LPP20 family lipoprotein, protein MNRRFQLALSAGLAAVLSACAGGQKEAVREEFRECEGPLWTCFKSGPCPVAELKGNLCATGIAENIASQSLGIETASTRARVEMGAVIKSQVDGFTRATQDSLSKQGAGEDSVQKIGSMAQNVVEQTLTGVSIQRTWQNKQTKVFYALATIDPQAFASALKGMKEAKGLSDAMKQEIDRRAEGVVADWQAAKTAKAQ, encoded by the coding sequence ATGAACCGTCGCTTCCAGCTCGCCCTGTCGGCCGGTCTCGCCGCCGTCCTCTCCGCCTGCGCCGGCGGCCAGAAGGAGGCGGTCCGCGAGGAGTTCCGCGAGTGCGAGGGCCCGCTCTGGACCTGCTTCAAGTCCGGCCCGTGCCCGGTCGCCGAGCTGAAGGGGAACCTCTGCGCCACCGGCATCGCGGAGAACATCGCCTCGCAGAGCCTGGGCATCGAGACCGCCTCCACCCGCGCCCGCGTCGAGATGGGCGCGGTCATCAAGAGCCAGGTGGACGGCTTCACCCGCGCCACCCAGGACAGCCTCTCGAAGCAGGGCGCCGGCGAGGACTCGGTCCAGAAGATCGGCAGCATGGCGCAGAACGTGGTGGAGCAGACGCTCACCGGCGTCTCCATCCAGCGCACCTGGCAGAACAAGCAGACCAAGGTGTTCTACGCGCTCGCCACCATCGACCCGCAGGCCTTCGCCTCCGCGCTCAAGGGCATGAAGGAGGCGAAGGGGCTCTCCGACGCCATGAAGCAGGAGATCGACCGCCGCGCCGAG
- a CDS encoding GNAT family N-acetyltransferase, whose translation MIEIREATAEDVPLLLQLIRELADYEKLLHEVEATEADLLRDGFGPERRFRALVALCDGVPAGFALWFFNYSTFQGRAGLYLEDLFVKPAFRGRGLGKALFARLARLAVEHRCGRFVWQVLDWNAPSIAFYEGLGARRHPEWLTMRLTGDPLARLAAQDTA comes from the coding sequence ATGATCGAGATCCGCGAAGCGACCGCCGAGGACGTCCCGCTCCTCCTCCAGCTCATCCGCGAGCTCGCCGACTACGAGAAGCTGCTGCACGAGGTCGAGGCGACCGAGGCCGATCTGCTCCGCGACGGCTTCGGACCGGAGCGCCGCTTCCGGGCCCTGGTGGCCCTCTGCGACGGGGTCCCGGCCGGCTTCGCCCTCTGGTTCTTCAACTACTCCACCTTCCAGGGCAGGGCGGGGCTCTACCTCGAGGACCTGTTCGTGAAGCCGGCGTTCCGCGGCCGCGGCCTCGGCAAGGCGCTCTTCGCCCGCCTCGCCAGGCTCGCCGTCGAGCACCGCTGCGGCCGCTTCGTCTGGCAGGTGCTCGACTGGAACGCCCCCTCCATCGCCTTCTACGAGGGGCTCGGCGCGAGGCGTCATCCGGAGTGGCTCACCATGCGCCTGACGGGGGATCCGCTCGCTCGGCTGGCCGCCCAGGACACGGCCTAG